A window of Candidatus Xiphinematobacter sp. Idaho Grape contains these coding sequences:
- the argA gene encoding amino-acid N-acetyltransferase, with product MNVAYLREILQYIPQFWERIFVISIDGSVAGSENFSNILLDLAVLRSLSIKVILVHGASIQIERLAHKYRVKLSSSSGIGMTDVASLQVSIDAAMRLTSEIMQGLSAVDLRVAYVNAIIAHSAGILGGKDYQFTGRVERVDSKVLDLLLREDITPILPPLGFDGEGHTYRVNSDSIAVEVAGELQAAKVIFLASTAAFGSKVQLPKQISVSESEELVIRNQTRWPLNLISKLDSASRACRQGVPRVHILNGSVNGALLREVFSDEGFGTMVYSDEYQQIRGIFKKDVRGILDLIRQSVKNEELVRRTRGEILAHMEDYWVLDINRSLVACVALHTYPEEVVGEMACLYVHSSHENKGHGRKLMAFVETLAREKGLKKIYALSTQAFNYLQQKGGFRVAQPEDLPVSRREKYEASGRCSRILVKELVY from the coding sequence GTGAATGTTGCTTATCTTCGAGAAATTCTTCAATACATCCCCCAATTCTGGGAGCGTATATTTGTAATCTCAATTGACGGATCAGTTGCTGGATCTGAAAATTTCTCCAATATCCTTTTGGATTTAGCTGTCCTGCGTTCACTAAGTATCAAGGTGATTTTAGTACACGGCGCCAGTATCCAGATTGAACGCCTGGCGCATAAATATAGGGTCAAGCTTTCCAGCTCCAGTGGAATCGGGATGACAGACGTGGCTTCTTTGCAGGTAAGCATTGATGCGGCAATGCGCCTCACCAGTGAAATCATGCAAGGATTGTCTGCTGTGGACTTACGAGTTGCTTATGTCAATGCCATTATAGCTCATTCAGCAGGCATCCTTGGTGGGAAAGATTACCAATTTACAGGACGTGTAGAGCGGGTAGATAGCAAGGTGTTGGACCTGCTCCTAAGGGAGGATATCACTCCAATACTACCCCCACTGGGATTCGATGGAGAAGGTCATACTTACCGAGTGAATTCTGATTCGATTGCTGTCGAAGTGGCTGGGGAGCTTCAGGCAGCAAAAGTTATCTTTTTAGCCTCCACTGCCGCTTTCGGATCAAAAGTCCAACTTCCCAAGCAAATTTCCGTCTCGGAATCAGAAGAACTCGTTATACGTAATCAAACCCGCTGGCCCCTTAATTTAATTTCTAAGTTAGATAGCGCATCTCGCGCGTGTCGACAGGGGGTACCGCGGGTACACATTTTGAATGGTAGCGTAAATGGGGCGCTGCTTAGGGAGGTTTTTAGTGACGAAGGGTTCGGCACCATGGTGTACTCAGATGAGTATCAACAGATCCGCGGAATTTTTAAGAAGGATGTTCGGGGGATCCTGGATCTTATCCGACAGTCAGTGAAGAACGAAGAACTAGTCCGCCGTACACGCGGTGAGATCCTGGCTCATATGGAAGACTATTGGGTACTGGACATTAACCGCAGTCTGGTAGCTTGCGTGGCTCTACATACCTATCCGGAGGAAGTTGTTGGGGAGATGGCTTGTCTGTACGTACATAGCAGCCATGAGAACAAAGGCCATGGCCGTAAATTGATGGCCTTCGTCGAAACTCTTGCAAGAGAAAAGGGACTAAAGAAAATCTATGCTCTTTCCACACAAGCGTTTAACTACCTCCAGCAAAAGGGAGGATTTAGGGTAGCACAACCGGAGGATTTGCCAGTTAGTCGCCGAGAGAAATACGAAGCCAGCGGACGATGCTCTCGTATCCTCGTCAAAGAGCTCGTTTACTGA
- the recO gene encoding recombination protein O N-terminal domain-containing protein: MERTAAILIRKTPFSETTLLCTWISERCGRIKTSAHGARNFRSPFQGSLELFYEVEICFKRSRKSDLYSLREARALLPFMAGNLSYFNFVLAAYFSELAEAVLPVLDESAPEVFDLLRRGLRYLRKSPASLCALTKFESNLCQRIGIGGNPLEALEHYCGCLPRSRATAFRVLSRAERYSPAR; the protein is encoded by the coding sequence TTGGAACGAACTGCTGCTATTCTTATTCGGAAGACACCATTCTCTGAGACAACGCTGCTCTGTACTTGGATATCAGAGCGGTGCGGAAGGATAAAAACCAGCGCTCACGGAGCAAGGAATTTCAGGAGCCCTTTCCAGGGAAGCTTGGAGCTCTTTTATGAAGTAGAGATCTGTTTCAAGAGAAGTCGGAAGTCGGATCTGTACTCTTTGAGGGAAGCGCGTGCCCTACTCCCCTTTATGGCAGGAAATTTGTCCTATTTCAATTTCGTTTTGGCGGCATATTTCTCAGAACTAGCTGAAGCAGTACTACCAGTTTTAGATGAGTCTGCACCAGAGGTATTTGATCTCCTTAGAAGGGGGTTACGCTATCTGCGAAAATCCCCTGCTTCTCTGTGCGCTTTGACTAAATTTGAAAGTAACCTTTGCCAAAGGATAGGAATAGGCGGGAATCCTCTAGAGGCCCTGGAACATTACTGCGGATGTCTGCCGCGCAGTAGAGCTACCGCTTTTCGCGTTTTATCGCGTGCGGAGAGATACTCCCCAGCGAGATAA
- the rsmA gene encoding 16S rRNA (adenine(1518)-N(6)/adenine(1519)-N(6))-dimethyltransferase RsmA, producing the protein MTLGEVRSYLKELALEPIKSLGQNFLHDQNLARWMVSELSLDCRDHVVELGPGLGALTEYLVQAGVGRLTVVEKDGRLASALVRRLGNSFHVIQADAARVDLLGLYGFGRVEVIGNLPYYATSSILMRFLDRLSPATRLIFAVQRELAHRLVAVPHTREYGEMAVYIQHRWKIRFLRNLPPSVFYPKPKVDSAIILFTPRKVIPFCDEVLFERIVHRGFSERRKQLRKLLGNTNGVWEKFSAERKISPLARAEELSPTDYAELVFRLSPFHPQTVAAHVEEFDVVDFQNRVVTRSPCLKVHAKGLPHRSVHILIQNRAGKWFLQKRSLWKDSNPGKWDSSVAGHLRAGEGYETAARRELREELGITECNWLGKKGSLQASSETGWEFIEVFYTQQEGPFTLMPMETDTGAFFEEGTIRRWVQREPELFSPTFLQCFDLVVNNH; encoded by the coding sequence ATGACACTCGGAGAGGTGCGAAGCTATCTCAAGGAACTCGCTCTGGAGCCTATAAAAAGTCTGGGGCAGAATTTCTTGCATGATCAAAATCTTGCTCGATGGATGGTGTCGGAACTCTCCCTAGATTGTAGGGACCATGTAGTAGAATTAGGTCCTGGGTTAGGTGCTCTTACAGAGTACTTGGTGCAAGCTGGAGTGGGGCGGCTGACTGTGGTAGAGAAGGATGGCCGTCTTGCGAGTGCGTTAGTTCGGAGGTTGGGGAATTCTTTCCATGTTATCCAGGCAGATGCAGCACGTGTTGACCTCCTTGGACTTTACGGATTCGGACGAGTGGAGGTCATCGGGAATTTGCCTTATTATGCGACCTCTTCCATCCTTATGCGATTTCTTGACAGGCTCTCACCAGCAACTCGACTGATTTTTGCTGTGCAAAGGGAATTAGCACATCGGCTCGTCGCGGTTCCGCACACTAGAGAGTATGGAGAAATGGCAGTCTATATCCAACATCGTTGGAAGATACGATTCTTGCGCAACCTTCCACCTAGTGTTTTTTATCCTAAGCCTAAGGTAGATTCGGCCATTATCCTTTTCACGCCACGGAAGGTTATCCCCTTCTGTGACGAGGTCCTTTTTGAGAGGATAGTACACCGCGGGTTCTCTGAGCGCAGGAAACAGTTGCGGAAGTTGCTTGGGAATACGAATGGTGTTTGGGAAAAATTTTCTGCCGAGAGGAAAATCTCCCCACTCGCACGGGCAGAAGAACTCTCCCCTACTGATTACGCGGAACTAGTTTTTCGGCTTAGTCCATTCCATCCCCAAACTGTGGCCGCGCATGTGGAGGAATTTGATGTTGTGGATTTCCAGAATCGAGTGGTGACTCGCTCTCCTTGCTTAAAGGTCCACGCAAAAGGGCTTCCACATCGGTCTGTACACATTCTGATACAGAATAGGGCCGGCAAATGGTTTTTACAAAAAAGATCTCTTTGGAAGGACAGCAATCCAGGTAAGTGGGATTCTAGTGTTGCAGGGCATCTCCGAGCTGGAGAAGGTTACGAGACTGCTGCACGTAGGGAGTTGCGCGAGGAATTAGGAATCACAGAATGCAACTGGCTGGGGAAAAAAGGCAGCTTACAAGCCTCTTCGGAAACTGGATGGGAATTCATTGAGGTTTTTTATACCCAACAAGAGGGACCTTTTACTCTTATGCCTATGGAGACTGATACTGGAGCCTTTTTTGAGGAAGGGACCATCCGGAGATGGGTACAGAGAGAGCCAGAGTTGTTTAGTCCAACATTCTTACAGTGCTTTGACTTAGTAGTTAACAACCACTAG
- the leuS gene encoding leucine--tRNA ligase encodes MAYSHTKKIPFNEYESRWQLSWIRNNSFSVPNPGEAEFDPCRPKYYLLDMFPYPSGEGLHVGHVEGYTATDILARYKRMCGFQVLHPMGWDAFGLPTEQFAIKTNQHPAVTTKKNINRFRAQLRSLGFSYDWKREINTTSPEYFRWTQWIFLQLYNSWVNPSTGRAEAISTCRGNDPDSMRLAYVAEVPVNWCPSLGTVLAKEEVKGGYSEVGGFPVERRPMKQWILRITAYAQRLIDDLEGLDWPESIKLLQRNWIGRSEGVEVIFCVVSHTCSLRVFTTRPDTIFGVTYLAIAPEHPLSSALTVSYRKSEVEAYLKLVSSKSDLERTDLNKDKTGIFTGSYAINPVNGEKIPIWISDYVLMNYGTGAVMAVPTHDEEDFEFAKKFHLPIDSQKSVGNYFPKEGIAVHPPLIEGLPTEKARERITTWLEKQGIGRPAVYYKLRDWLFSRQRYWGEPFPVVWERGRHRALKPSELPIRQPAVSDFRPSKTGDPPLAQAKEWVRYSDTAQRETNTMPQWAGSCWYYLRFCDPQNSLNFVGAEAERYWMGSGKKAGGVDLYVGGTEHAVLHLLYARFWHKVLFDLGYVSAPEPFQRLINQGMILGSDGQKMSKSRGNVVNPEDIIAEYGADSLRLYEMFMGPLEQTKPWSTKGVEGVYRFLARVWRLAFEEDQEGSWKISSALTTEQPCTPYQLRIIHATIKKVTADIEAFSFNTAIAQLMTFVNEFTSVNPRPVEVIQTLLQLLSPFAPHLAEEVWFRLASRFSCFTSSASTQPWPKHEESLLAETEKELVVQINGKTKDRVHVPGSVSSTEVELVALTLPKIRAALGKKTPARFIHVPGKLVNLVVHQ; translated from the coding sequence ATGGCTTACTCACACACAAAAAAAATCCCTTTCAACGAATACGAATCCAGATGGCAACTCTCCTGGATCAGGAACAATTCCTTCAGTGTACCCAACCCTGGAGAAGCGGAATTTGATCCTTGCCGTCCTAAATATTACCTTCTAGACATGTTTCCGTATCCAAGTGGAGAGGGACTCCACGTCGGCCACGTCGAGGGGTATACTGCCACTGACATTCTGGCTCGTTATAAGCGCATGTGTGGATTTCAAGTGCTCCATCCCATGGGTTGGGATGCCTTTGGTCTGCCAACGGAGCAATTTGCCATAAAGACAAATCAGCACCCAGCCGTTACCACCAAAAAAAATATCAACCGGTTTCGTGCTCAGCTCCGATCGCTTGGATTCAGCTATGATTGGAAACGTGAGATAAATACGACTAGCCCTGAATATTTTCGATGGACGCAATGGATTTTCTTGCAACTCTACAATTCGTGGGTCAACCCCTCTACTGGGAGGGCGGAAGCTATTTCTACTTGCCGCGGAAATGATCCAGATTCTATGAGACTTGCCTACGTAGCCGAAGTGCCGGTGAACTGGTGTCCATCTCTTGGTACTGTACTCGCTAAAGAAGAAGTGAAAGGAGGGTATAGTGAAGTAGGAGGATTCCCAGTGGAACGACGCCCAATGAAGCAATGGATACTGCGCATCACAGCGTATGCACAACGGCTGATAGATGACCTAGAAGGTTTAGACTGGCCAGAATCTATCAAACTACTTCAAAGGAACTGGATTGGACGGAGCGAAGGAGTAGAAGTTATTTTTTGTGTAGTTTCCCATACTTGTTCTCTTAGGGTTTTTACTACTCGCCCAGACACTATCTTTGGGGTTACTTATTTGGCTATTGCTCCGGAACATCCACTATCCAGCGCTTTGACAGTTTCCTACCGAAAATCCGAAGTAGAGGCATATTTAAAACTGGTTTCTTCCAAATCCGACTTGGAACGCACTGATTTGAATAAGGATAAAACAGGCATCTTTACTGGATCCTATGCTATTAATCCCGTCAATGGAGAAAAAATCCCGATCTGGATCTCCGATTATGTTCTCATGAATTATGGTACTGGCGCTGTTATGGCTGTACCAACGCATGATGAAGAGGACTTTGAGTTCGCTAAGAAATTCCACCTGCCTATTGACTCTCAGAAATCTGTAGGGAATTACTTCCCCAAAGAGGGTATTGCGGTCCACCCTCCCCTTATTGAGGGGTTGCCGACCGAAAAAGCTAGGGAACGTATTACCACATGGCTTGAAAAACAGGGGATAGGCAGACCGGCAGTTTATTATAAGCTTCGCGACTGGCTATTCTCACGGCAGCGCTACTGGGGTGAACCATTTCCAGTTGTTTGGGAGAGGGGACGACATCGTGCTCTTAAGCCCTCAGAGTTACCTATTCGTCAGCCAGCTGTATCTGACTTTAGGCCCTCCAAGACAGGAGATCCACCCCTTGCACAGGCAAAGGAATGGGTACGCTATTCGGATACAGCCCAGAGAGAAACTAACACAATGCCCCAGTGGGCAGGTTCATGTTGGTATTATCTACGCTTCTGTGACCCACAGAATTCCCTAAATTTCGTTGGAGCAGAAGCAGAAAGGTATTGGATGGGAAGCGGAAAGAAAGCCGGCGGCGTTGACCTTTATGTGGGAGGCACTGAACACGCTGTTTTGCACCTTCTCTACGCCCGGTTTTGGCATAAGGTCCTATTTGATCTAGGATATGTTTCCGCGCCGGAACCTTTTCAACGACTGATCAACCAAGGGATGATACTTGGCTCAGATGGGCAAAAAATGTCCAAGAGCCGGGGCAATGTTGTCAACCCAGAGGATATCATAGCAGAATATGGGGCAGATTCTCTACGCCTATACGAAATGTTCATGGGGCCCCTAGAACAGACAAAACCCTGGAGCACAAAGGGTGTAGAGGGTGTTTACCGCTTCCTAGCACGAGTTTGGCGCCTTGCATTTGAAGAAGACCAAGAAGGCAGCTGGAAAATTTCCTCTGCACTGACTACAGAACAGCCCTGTACCCCCTACCAGTTACGAATAATTCACGCTACCATCAAGAAGGTTACAGCTGACATCGAAGCTTTTTCCTTCAACACGGCCATCGCTCAGCTAATGACTTTTGTTAATGAGTTCACATCTGTTAATCCTCGTCCCGTAGAGGTCATTCAAACTTTACTCCAACTCCTTAGTCCGTTTGCCCCCCATCTTGCTGAGGAAGTTTGGTTCCGACTTGCCTCACGATTCTCGTGCTTTACTTCTAGTGCTTCTACCCAACCTTGGCCTAAGCACGAAGAATCTCTGCTTGCAGAAACTGAAAAAGAACTAGTTGTGCAAATTAATGGAAAAACTAAAGACCGTGTGCATGTCCCAGGTTCTGTCTCCTCCACGGAGGTTGAATTGGTCGCACTTACTCTACCAAAAATCCGCGCAGCACTTGGCAAAAAAACACCTGCCCGCTTTATTCATGTACCTGGAAAATTGGTCAACCTTGTCGTCCACCAATAA
- a CDS encoding peptidoglycan D,D-transpeptidase FtsI family protein translates to MTWAGVGLSLILTGYSAQLVYIQIAKHHEFTALAAQKHSIRQILHARRGLILDANKEILAANLPLKTVVADGSLIKDANALARCAAPFLAIPIEELLSKLKTERKYVVIKRKFPEDQARALMKELRKTSLRGLSFEQELQRIYPNGELLSQVLGFLDHSGRGVQGLESSMAAYLDGKNGFRLIERDRAGREIVIYRGQEYPARNGINVQLTIDMNLQAIMEKEVDAAYHELKAAYISSIMIRPQTGEILAMTNRPTFDPNNVGASGPNQLRNYAVMDMIEPGSTFKIVTTSGVLNERLLRPENTIFCENGEFHYGGTVLKDHKAYEYLSVHDTLVKSSNIGAAKLAFLLGNQRLYKYIRKFGFGDRTGVELPSEGSGIIHQPHHWSKISITRVPIGYEVAVTPLQLTVAMSAIANGGKLMAPHIVKALLDEKGKPLSTISPHFVRQVISPEAAKAVRDALTEVVSQKGTAVQARVDGFEVAGKTGTAQKVDYNGGYHKGRYVASFAGFLPREDPQFVCLVVVDDARVSPSMAYGGLISAPIFSRIAERTARYMDLPHSSSKTALFTAFPKEACKLNSVR, encoded by the coding sequence ATGACTTGGGCAGGAGTTGGGCTTTCCTTAATTCTCACTGGATACTCTGCCCAGCTAGTCTACATTCAGATTGCCAAGCACCACGAGTTTACGGCTTTAGCTGCACAGAAACATTCCATTCGCCAAATTCTCCATGCTCGTCGTGGACTTATTCTCGATGCCAACAAGGAGATTCTGGCTGCCAATCTCCCGTTGAAAACGGTTGTGGCAGACGGCTCCTTAATCAAGGATGCAAATGCGCTGGCAAGGTGTGCCGCTCCTTTTCTTGCGATTCCTATTGAAGAACTGCTCTCAAAGCTTAAAACGGAACGTAAGTATGTGGTAATCAAGAGAAAATTTCCCGAGGATCAAGCTAGGGCATTAATGAAGGAATTACGAAAGACTTCACTACGTGGTCTGTCTTTTGAGCAAGAGTTACAGCGCATCTACCCTAATGGCGAGCTGCTTTCCCAAGTGCTGGGATTTTTGGATCATAGTGGACGAGGCGTACAAGGCTTGGAGTCTTCTATGGCAGCCTACCTAGACGGTAAAAACGGGTTTCGCCTCATTGAACGTGACCGTGCCGGACGAGAAATTGTGATTTACCGTGGGCAGGAATATCCAGCCCGCAACGGAATTAATGTCCAACTCACTATTGATATGAACCTACAGGCCATTATGGAAAAGGAGGTAGATGCCGCTTATCACGAGCTTAAAGCGGCATACATCAGCTCCATCATGATACGCCCTCAAACTGGTGAGATCTTGGCTATGACCAATCGTCCCACGTTTGATCCTAATAACGTAGGAGCTTCTGGTCCCAATCAGCTAAGGAACTACGCTGTTATGGATATGATAGAGCCAGGATCCACCTTTAAGATCGTCACTACCTCTGGAGTGCTGAACGAAAGACTATTACGTCCGGAAAATACCATTTTTTGCGAGAACGGCGAATTCCACTACGGCGGGACCGTCCTCAAGGACCATAAAGCCTACGAGTATCTTTCTGTACACGACACTTTAGTCAAGTCTTCCAATATTGGTGCAGCCAAGCTAGCGTTTTTATTGGGTAATCAGCGCCTGTACAAATACATTCGAAAATTCGGGTTCGGAGATAGAACAGGCGTTGAGTTACCTAGCGAAGGTAGTGGAATTATCCACCAGCCGCATCATTGGAGTAAGATAAGCATTACCCGAGTCCCTATAGGGTACGAGGTGGCTGTCACTCCCCTTCAGCTCACTGTTGCCATGAGTGCTATTGCCAATGGAGGAAAACTTATGGCTCCGCACATTGTAAAGGCACTTCTTGATGAAAAAGGAAAACCACTTAGTACCATCTCGCCTCACTTTGTTCGACAAGTAATCTCTCCGGAGGCGGCTAAAGCAGTACGGGATGCGCTAACAGAAGTCGTGAGCCAGAAGGGAACTGCGGTGCAAGCACGCGTCGATGGATTTGAAGTAGCTGGGAAAACGGGAACTGCTCAAAAGGTGGATTACAATGGAGGATACCACAAGGGACGCTACGTCGCTTCCTTCGCTGGCTTCCTCCCCAGGGAGGATCCGCAATTTGTTTGCTTAGTCGTAGTGGATGACGCCAGAGTGTCCCCCAGCATGGCTTACGGGGGGTTGATATCCGCTCCAATCTTTTCCCGCATCGCAGAAAGAACGGCCCGTTATATGGATTTACCTCACTCCTCATCAAAGACTGCCTTATTCACCGCCTTTCCAAAAGAGGCATGTAAGCTTAACTCAGTACGATGA
- the dnaN gene encoding DNA polymerase III subunit beta — protein sequence MKLVLTKEALLEGLQRTQNVVGPRPTLPVLSNALLETAKERLRITTTDQSTTIQCHVPASVEVPGATTLPARRLAAIVRELCGGDVSIETDSRNVSTIRCMSSFFRIFGLPKEEFPELFEIKDATHVSIEQSTLFEGLKCTSYAISTDETRYILNGILFSIRDERLTLVATDGRRLALYEIEVQLPHNQQELEFILPTKTVSELQRLLREDGNLTLSITQNVVAFHLGTIFLISKLIEGDYPDYRRVIPGKPGERIKLEREVLLNTVRRVSLLSLNKTNSVRLTFTKNKMDITAVTPEIGEAKESLPVVYHGKDFSIAFNPEFLLDPLRNILDKQIDLDFFDEIGPSVLRVPTKENFLYVLMPMRIPSS from the coding sequence ATGAAACTCGTTCTAACTAAAGAAGCACTACTGGAAGGGTTGCAACGCACACAGAATGTTGTAGGTCCACGACCAACTTTGCCAGTCCTTTCTAATGCTCTCTTGGAGACTGCTAAGGAGAGATTAAGGATAACCACTACGGACCAAAGTACCACCATCCAATGCCACGTTCCCGCTTCCGTAGAAGTACCGGGAGCAACCACCCTGCCGGCGCGCCGGCTTGCCGCCATTGTCCGCGAACTCTGTGGTGGCGATGTTTCAATTGAAACAGACTCCAGGAACGTCTCTACTATTCGGTGTATGTCTAGCTTCTTTAGAATATTCGGTCTCCCTAAGGAGGAATTTCCAGAACTTTTTGAGATAAAGGACGCCACTCATGTTTCTATAGAACAATCTACTCTCTTTGAAGGCCTTAAATGCACTTCTTATGCAATCTCTACGGATGAGACTCGCTATATTCTCAACGGTATCCTCTTTTCCATTAGAGACGAAAGGCTAACGCTTGTTGCAACAGATGGTCGCCGCCTCGCCCTCTACGAGATAGAAGTACAACTACCTCATAATCAACAAGAATTGGAGTTTATTCTACCAACTAAAACTGTTAGTGAGTTGCAGCGTCTTCTTAGGGAAGACGGTAATCTGACGCTCTCCATTACCCAAAATGTCGTGGCATTTCATCTAGGAACTATCTTCCTGATTTCTAAGTTGATAGAAGGAGACTACCCTGACTACCGTCGGGTCATTCCCGGTAAGCCTGGTGAAAGAATTAAGCTCGAGCGGGAAGTACTTTTAAATACAGTAAGACGCGTATCCCTACTGAGCCTAAACAAGACGAACTCAGTTCGTCTAACTTTCACTAAGAACAAGATGGATATTACGGCGGTTACTCCAGAAATAGGAGAAGCGAAAGAATCTCTCCCCGTCGTATACCATGGGAAAGATTTTTCCATCGCGTTTAATCCCGAGTTTCTATTGGATCCACTACGTAATATTTTGGATAAACAAATTGACTTGGATTTTTTCGATGAAATAGGTCCGAGCGTACTTCGCGTACCAACTAAGGAGAACTTCCTTTATGTTCTCATGCCTATGAGAATCCCTAGTAGCTGA
- the rsmH gene encoding 16S rRNA (cytosine(1402)-N(4))-methyltransferase RsmH has protein sequence MHALFSDCLHPTRLGRGDGNVVYHTPVLVNEVVDYLRPSHKALILDGTLGGGGHSASLLRSGASIIAVDQDPEAITYSKERLARYSSRIRIVQDNFRKIHHVLCSLNVQKLDGALLDVGVSSRQLENPNRGFAILKNGPLDMRMDPLAPLSAADIVNTASLSELAHIFREYGQEPHAFRIASRLVVLRSRRPVSTTFDLVSIVKSVVSRYCHNSYRPVTRVFQALRIAVNDELGALQEGLSAISSHLAYGARFTVITFHSLEDRIVKHFFLRNSMKWINYLAWPAPRPNPYRIFRLLTPHPIRASREEIHNNPRARSAKLRVVESILRGKRGQ, from the coding sequence ATGCATGCACTTTTCTCAGACTGCCTACACCCCACAAGGCTTGGAAGGGGCGACGGCAATGTTGTTTACCACACACCTGTACTAGTCAACGAGGTGGTTGACTATCTTCGACCATCTCATAAAGCACTTATTCTGGATGGAACACTAGGAGGAGGAGGCCACAGCGCAAGTCTACTCCGGAGTGGGGCTTCCATTATTGCTGTGGATCAAGACCCTGAAGCAATCACTTATTCTAAGGAGCGGCTCGCGCGCTATAGCTCGCGCATTCGCATTGTCCAAGATAACTTCAGAAAGATCCACCACGTACTTTGTTCTCTTAATGTACAGAAGTTGGACGGCGCCCTCTTAGACGTGGGTGTATCCTCCCGTCAGCTGGAAAACCCAAATCGTGGGTTTGCCATTCTCAAAAATGGGCCGCTCGATATGCGGATGGATCCCCTTGCTCCCCTTTCAGCGGCGGACATTGTCAACACAGCCAGTCTCTCGGAACTTGCCCACATTTTTCGTGAATATGGTCAAGAGCCTCACGCTTTTCGCATTGCCTCTCGTCTTGTCGTGCTGCGCAGCCGCCGTCCTGTCAGCACAACCTTTGATCTTGTTTCCATCGTCAAATCTGTTGTCTCTCGATATTGTCACAACTCATACCGGCCAGTAACACGAGTATTTCAAGCCCTACGTATAGCAGTTAATGATGAGTTAGGGGCTCTGCAGGAAGGACTTAGTGCCATCTCCTCTCATCTTGCCTATGGAGCACGCTTTACCGTAATCACTTTCCATTCACTAGAGGACCGCATAGTAAAACATTTCTTTCTGAGAAATAGTATGAAATGGATCAATTATCTCGCTTGGCCTGCTCCGCGTCCCAATCCGTATCGTATCTTCAGACTCCTCACTCCTCACCCCATCAGAGCAAGTAGAGAGGAGATCCATAACAATCCTAGAGCCCGTAGCGCCAAATTGCGTGTCGTTGAGAGTATCCTGAGGGGGAAGAGGGGCCAATGA
- the sppA gene encoding signal peptide peptidase SppA, protein MNKGGLLSIAFLLLFCLSVFFNIFLLVTLTDKKGLFALERRYRETVLLPGAENSKIVLIPLVGTIGFSQSNALGDSMVDDLKEAFQQAASDPDVKAIVISADSPGGEVTASDVLYHSLRSLAQQKPVVYYINSIGASGAYYTACGASWIMCSPTTFTGSIGVIISTLNYQEFFGKIGLRSLVFRSGKFKDMLNPAREMAPEERVYVQALVMQTYRRFVQVVSSARNLAPDILYKGVADGRILSGEDAYREKLVDSLGYIEDAYAKAKELGSASDASIVSYTVQFSFSTFLSRLSQGVTQKVQLNLLHVFALEPGRLYLLPSILVP, encoded by the coding sequence ATGAACAAAGGTGGCCTCCTAAGTATTGCGTTCCTTCTGCTATTCTGCCTGAGCGTCTTCTTTAACATTTTTTTGCTGGTAACTCTTACTGATAAAAAAGGGCTTTTCGCACTGGAAAGACGTTACCGTGAAACTGTCCTCCTGCCAGGAGCAGAAAACTCAAAGATTGTGCTCATTCCTCTCGTTGGAACTATTGGTTTTTCTCAGTCCAATGCACTAGGCGACTCTATGGTAGATGATCTAAAGGAAGCTTTCCAGCAAGCAGCTAGCGACCCTGATGTCAAAGCCATTGTAATCTCTGCAGATTCTCCGGGGGGTGAGGTAACAGCATCTGATGTTCTTTATCATTCTCTGCGTAGCCTTGCGCAACAGAAACCAGTTGTCTACTACATCAATTCCATAGGAGCCTCTGGAGCCTATTACACCGCTTGTGGAGCTTCCTGGATTATGTGCAGCCCCACTACCTTTACAGGCAGTATTGGTGTGATAATTTCCACTCTGAACTACCAGGAATTTTTTGGCAAAATCGGTCTGCGGTCTCTGGTTTTTAGAAGCGGAAAATTCAAGGACATGCTTAACCCAGCAAGGGAAATGGCTCCTGAAGAAAGGGTTTATGTCCAAGCACTCGTCATGCAGACCTACAGGCGATTTGTACAAGTAGTCTCCTCTGCTAGAAACCTAGCCCCTGACATTCTCTATAAGGGGGTCGCAGATGGTCGTATCCTCAGTGGAGAGGACGCTTATCGCGAAAAGCTAGTAGACAGTCTCGGCTATATTGAGGATGCTTACGCCAAGGCGAAAGAGCTCGGCAGTGCCTCCGATGCCTCAATTGTCAGCTATACAGTACAATTTTCTTTCTCAACATTCCTGAGTAGACTGAGTCAAGGGGTTACTCAAAAAGTTCAACTGAACCTTCTGCATGTTTTTGCACTCGAGCCTGGACGCCTTTATCTTCTACCCTCTATCTTGGTACCGTAG